CCTTGCGGTTGTCATAACCTGCGTTAAAAATTTTTCCATCTATTTTTTCATCCGGCCATTCTAAAGACTTCACATAGAGGTCTGTCATGTCTTCAATATGAATATTAGGACGAAGTTGATCCCCTCCAAAAACCTTAATCACCCGATTCGTAAAGGCATGATTGGTTAAAATATTTACGGTTAAATCTAAACGTAAACGCGGAGAATAGCCACAAACCGTTGCGGGTCTTAAAATCAAGGTGACAAAATCTTTTGTTCTCTCTTTGAGCAAAACCTCTTCGCACAACGCCTTATATTTTGAATAATCCGTGAGGGGCATGAGAGGTAAATCCTCTGTTACATCTCCTTCTTTAATTCCATAAACGCTGGAAGAAGAAGCATAAACAAATCGCTTCACGCCACTTTCTTTAGCAATTTTGACAAGATGAACAAAGGCATCATAATTGATGGATTTTCCTAAAGCGGGATCCAATTCAAAACTGGGGTCGTTGGAGATACAAGCCAAATGAATCAGGGCATCTGCGCCTGGCACTGTCTTCTTCAAAAGAGCCTGATCTCTGATATCTCCCTTGATGATTTCTAGATTAGAATGATTTTTGACAGAATCAAAAACATGATCTCCATAGATGAAAAGATCAATCACTTTAACACGATACCCCCTGCCTAAAAGCTTAGGAACAAGAACCGACCCCACGTATCCGGCACCGCCTGTGATATAAACTGTTTGGATCATACTATTTCACTAACGCGTGAGGAAAATTTGGACTTTCCGGGTTAACCACAAGCTTGCGATGAGCGGGGGATACGATTAAATCCATATCCTCCATGGGCACAGCTCCCAACAGAACTTCATCACCTATCACAAGGGCCCCAACAAAACAATTACGATTCTCAAATATTACCTCTACAGGTCCAACATACGAAACCAGATGCCGTTTTCCGTCAGCAGTCGTCACTTCCCTTTTGTTATTTTCCTCGAGCTTCAACTGCAACGCAACATGTTCCGGAATACAAAGCGTTAAGGCGCCTGTATCCACCATGGCCTTTGTTAATACCACCTTTAACTTTGGCAACCGTGGATTTTTAAGTTGAATTTCTGCATGGATATAACCCATAGTATCCCCTTCTCAGACAGACCAATTCTACCATTTATCCAAAAAACTTCGAATCTTTTCGGATAAAAGAGATGAACGTTATTTCAAAAGGGTTTCCATACTTTTCAGGAGTCCAATCTTCGAAATGGCCAGCCCTGTCCCCATGACACCCACCTTTTCAGCCGCCGCAAGATTACCGAGCAGCAAGGAAAGATCGGTAGGAAGGCCTCCTCCAAAGCAGGCAGACGTAATCCCGAGCAACGTGTCTCCAGCCCCAATACGGTCCACCACTTTATTTGCAAAGGGTGG
This is a stretch of genomic DNA from Chlamydiota bacterium. It encodes these proteins:
- a CDS encoding SDR family oxidoreductase; this encodes MIQTVYITGGAGYVGSVLVPKLLGRGYRVKVIDLFIYGDHVFDSVKNHSNLEIIKGDIRDQALLKKTVPGADALIHLACISNDPSFELDPALGKSINYDAFVHLVKIAKESGVKRFVYASSSSVYGIKEGDVTEDLPLMPLTDYSKYKALCEEVLLKERTKDFVTLILRPATVCGYSPRLRLDLTVNILTNHAFTNRVIKVFGGDQLRPNIHIEDMTDLYVKSLEWPDEKIDGKIFNAGYDNRKVMDIAQMVKKIVGQDVKVVTTPTDDNRSYHVSSEKIKRELGFIPKHTIEDAVRDLVEAFQANKIPDSMTDPRYYNIKTMQKMQLR
- a CDS encoding clan AA aspartic protease, translated to MGYIHAEIQLKNPRLPKLKVVLTKAMVDTGALTLCIPEHVALQLKLEENNKREVTTADGKRHLVSYVGPVEVIFENRNCFVGALVIGDEVLLGAVPMEDMDLIVSPAHRKLVVNPESPNFPHALVK